The following is a genomic window from Meriones unguiculatus strain TT.TT164.6M chromosome 7, Bangor_MerUng_6.1, whole genome shotgun sequence.
GTGCTAGGAatagaatccaggtcctctggatgagcagcgcacgctcctaacctctgaaccatcaCTTCGGTCCCAGGGGCACCTTTCTTACTAAGGAAGGTAACTCCTCGGTGCCCAGGCGCCAACCCCACCCCGCAAGCATCGGCCTCCTTCGGGTTCCGGTCTGACTTCTCTTTATTATGATTCTTTTTAAACGTATAAATGGGTGGCAAAGAGGGGCTGGGCGGCGGGGCGGACAGTTGTCACTCTGCTGCCGTGGTGTCTAACTCGGGGTGCAGGAGCTTTGCTGCCTCAAAGCAGCTATGCGCATGGTCGCCCTTGGAGCAGGGCTCCTTGCTGCTGGGGCGGCAGTCTTTGTCTGAGAGGTAGGGCAGGTTCTCCAGGCTCTCCTCCATGCAGGAATCTGAATGGAAGCCCTTGAGGGCCACCAGCCGGTACCGCTTCCTCCGGTTCAGCTTGTAGACGCGGatcctttctttttctgcctcGGGGTCGGTGAGAATGCCATCCCAGCGCAGGCTCTCGTTGATCTGGTTCGAAAGGCTCTCTTCTATTTCGCTTAGGGTGGGGCGGCTGACGCTGCACGAATAGGGAAGGCTGTGCCTGTTATCTTCTTTGTCCCTGGGCTCTGCCCTCGAACCTTGGTCTTTCTGGGGATTTAAGATGTCATGGAAAGATGAAGAAAGCGGCTGACTCTTCCGGCCTCGACTGTGATGTTTATCTGCTGAGCAGACGAGGAGACAACGGTTTGTGCCTGATAGGATGCCAGATCACAGGCCTAAGGGATCAGGCCTGCCTTTCCCCAGGGTTCAGAAGGCAGCATCCTCTCTGCCGGGATGCTATGTCGGTGCAAGAGGCACCTTTCTCTTTTCGTGGTGCTGTGGACTTAACCCAAGCCTTGCACATACCAAACACAAGCTCTGCCATTAAGTTGCACCCCAGCCCAGGAACCCAGAGGCTCCTGAGGCCAGGTGGGAAGGCCAGCCTGAGTCCTAGCGTCCTGTTCTTTCTCTACCTTCCCTCAGCTTAACCTCACTATGTGGCTCACCAGATACTTTCCAGGCATGTGACTCCATACCCATCTAGATGGTGTATGGCTGGCAAAAGAGACAGAGCAGGGAGCTTCCTACATCAAACAATGGAatctgaaaatactttttttttctttgaaatgttttttaaagattcatttattttatacacCAGGAAATGCTTTTttacctttaaaatgttttaaaagatttgtttattctgtgtgtgtgtgttttgcttgaaCATATGTTTGTATACCACATGCATTCCTGGTGCCCAAGGACGTCAGAAGAggggtatcagatctcctggaactggagttacagatggttgtgaaccaacatctgtgtgctgggaattgaacctgggtcctctgcaagaacaagcaTTCTTAAAGGtcaagccatccctccagcccctcttatttttttttttttcttttcttttctctctctgcccattttgtttgttttctgagatgaacctcatatatcccaggctggcttcaggctCTCTGTATAGCCTGGGATGAGCTTGAACTTTTGGCCCTCCTGCCCAGCTCGCACTGATGGAACTGCAAGCACAGGCCACCACCTCTGGGCTGGGCTGTGCTTGGAGTGGAACCCAGGCCTTCATGAGTGCGAACATCCTACCAGCTGCAGACCTAGCCCAGGAACGAGCCTTTGCGGCTTTTCACTCTCCTTTCCCCCTtcaccttctcctcttcctccctccccgcccTCCCGTTTTTTCTTCACATTAATAGCACTGCAGAATTGCTTGTAAAATGCTATGAACGGTGATTCTTTGTCAGCTCCTCTTCCAAGCTTTATTTTACTTTAGAAACATCTCAAGAAAGACAAGCAGAGAGAGGATAAAGgcaaagataataaataaataaacgttcATCCTTGGCATTTCCTTACCTTCCTAGTCTCTGAAAATGATGTGGTGTCCCCTGCTGCCCATCTGGGGTACACAACACTGTAACGCCTACAGCCAAAAGTCGcatcaaaaagacaaaacaagccTTTGCGTGCTGCTGACACACGGAGGGCTCCTCTTTAGTGCCGTCCCACCTGGAGAAGCAATTAACCTCCCATTGCTCCCTACTCAAACCACAACACCATGGGAAGACTGCTGCTCCTTTCACGGCCCGCTCTGCACAAAGAGCCAGTGCCCCACACCTGAGCCCAGGACCAGCCATTCAGAGGTCGGGGCCTCTCTGCCGGCGGCCAAAGCCACACAGGCAACACTGGAGTCACACTACCCATGAGCAGGGTCGTTCTTCTTCAGAGTGTCTTTGCTAGACACCTGGAGGCTCCGAGCTTAGGGACAGGCAGGGGGTCTGGATTCCTGGATGGTGCTGTGCGTGTGTTTAGGTGTGCAGGTGAAGGTGTGTTTGGGTGAGCCGGCCTAGAGCATGTCGCCTGTTGTGGGCGCCTGTGAGTGTAAGTGCCTGGGAGAGCTTCGGGTGTACAATGTTTGGAGGGGGTTATGCACAGGGGATTAAAAGGCCTGTGGGTAGATGTGAGGGTGTGGCTCTGCACCTGAGTCTCTAGAGTACCTGTGTGGGCATGACACAGAGGTGTGTCTACGCATGTGTCTAGTATGTAGGTAGGTGTGCAATTTCTGTTGGCGTCTATGCAAGTGTCAAACAGAATCCACACCTGTGTCGACCCCGTGTGCGTGCATGACGAAGCCGCCACACTTTAGCTTTGTTGGCTAGTGTCATATTGCTATAGGAAGGCGGTGTGAGGAGTGCCGGGGTAGGTGGTgacaggaggatgaggcaggggcTGCTGTGGGTTTCTGGGGTACGCAGCTGCCCCTCGGTGGAGGCCACGCAGAGAGCGTTCTGTGTGCGTTTACACGGAGCTGGTTCCTACCCTGCATGTACCCTTTAAAGGGCAAAGGGGTTGGGTGGGAACCAGGGGAGAGGTTGGTGTCTGTTCGTGTGCGGGAGTGAGTATCAACTGCTATCTTCCCATTTGGGCTTCTCTCTGTGACTCCAAACCTCCAAAAGTCTGTGAGGAAAGGTGGGTTTTGGCTGAGGGGGTAGGAAGCTGAGAGGAGGTGGGCGTGAAAAGCGCCGTCTCTGAAGGGCCGGAGCTCTTGGGATGGGTGTCTGTGGGGTCTCTGTGGGGTGGAGGGTTCTTAGAGGAGGGCGTGCTGTCTTGGATATACGGGGAAGCTAAAGCTGGGAGCCTTCGCGGCACTTAGGGTCTCTGTGCTGGAGATCACGTGGTCCTTATGGGTAGGCTGGGCAGCTCTGGGCTGCCCTAAAGCGCCCTGCGTGGCCTCCAGCGCCAGCATCTGGGTGTGGTGTCTATTTCTGGCCTGAGCTGGCCTCCGGGTAGAGGGGCGTCTGTGGGAGGAATCTCAGGTCCGAGAGCCGAAGCAGCCTCTTACCGTCGCCCTTGCCGGACCCTTtggtctttttcttcttctttttcttcttcacctTCCGTTTGGACAGCTCGGAGGCGTTGCCCACGATGGGGGGCAGCTTGGACCCGGGGGAGCCCTCTGCGCCGCCTTCCCGagcctcctcctcatcctcctcgtCCTCGCCCTCCTCGCCAAACTCCGCCGCCCCGGCCCCACCACGGCCGGCCATCCGCCCGCGGGACCGCAACCTGCGACTGGAACAGCCGAGGACCCGCACCGGGCGGGCTCCAGGCGCTCACTGCCCGCCAGGACCACGCGTCTCCATGGCGACCGCGCCACGCCGCCGTGCGCGCAGCCAAGAAGTTGCCGCTGGGGGCCGCCTGTGGCTCCCGCTGCACGCGTGCGTGTTTTGTTCTCTTTGAAACCTGGTGCGTCAAGATGCACAAGGCAAAGCAGGATAGAGATTGTTAACGCTTGGGCTGACGATGACATATTTCGTCCACTTCTGGGTCGGCTAAAatgatgtctgttttgttttgttttgttttgttttgttttgttttgtttgagacaggctgtcaTCTAGTTCCAGCTAGCTGACCTTGAATTCCGTTCTCTTCTACCCTCTCCTGCTGACCTACATCTGAGCACCCCACACCTACTCCTATaacaattctttgttttgttttgttttttgagacaggatcctctgtgtagccttggctgccctgggctctctctatagaccaggctggcctcgaactcagagatctttcctctgcctctcagagcgctgggatcaaaggcttgcgCCAAGACCACCCGCTCCCTTGCAATTTTTATGAAGACTCATGGCCTGGggaatgtagttcagtggtagggCACTTACaaagcacttaggagacagaagtGTCTCACCTATCCAGAATCACAGATTTTAAAAGTCTAATCCTGGTGTGAgctgttgtttgggtttttttttttcccaggtgGTTCTCCAGGGGTCACGTTACCCAAACGTGGCTGCTGAGCGACTGAAATGTAGCTccggtggtagagtgcttgcccgaCATACATCAAACCCTGGGGCTGATCCCAGCACCCCATTAACTGcgtgtggtgtcacatgcctgtgctcccagcactgggaaggtgaagacagaaggatcGGGAGTTCGAGGTCATCCTTGATCTTGACAAATTGAGGCCAGCCGGTTCTATAGACACTGtctaaacaacaacaatcaaaacCACAATCAAAAAAGTATGACTTCCGTGTACTTCTCAGCCTGTAAGCCCTTCTGGAATCTCACCATTTCCACGGAAAGAGACAGTCAGATTCTATTCCTCTTCAGTCAGGGTGGACTTGTTGACTTACTTGTAACACATAGTTCGGGTCATGTGTGGGATGTAGCTCATTAGTTATCACACATCCAAAACCCTGGGCTTCCtacctcctcttccctttcctactCGTACCCTAtctctcttgcttgcttgctttatttaaaGCTAAccttaaagattttaaaatttattttgtgtgtgcataggtATACATACATGCgccactgcatgcatgtgggagtcagaggacGATCCAAGGTAGGtcctggggatggagctcaggtcctctggtcTGGTGCCAGGGGCTtttcctactgagccatcttcaccCACTGActtgcttgatttttttgtttgtttgttttgttctaatgagtGAACCTGAGCCTCATAAATGCTAACACTAGTCAgttgttctaccactgagctgcaaccTTAGCTCTGCGGCTTTCAGTGTTCTGtgtggggttgtgtgtgtgtgtgtgtttggagacagggctccatgtagcccaggctagcctcagactctgtgtagccaaggatgatgctgaacttctgatcctcctgctgtcttagttaggctttcattgctgtgaggagacaccatggccacagcaactcttacaaaggaaagcgtttaactggggctggcttacagttcaggggTTGGTCTGTTGTCATCATGGCGGGAGGCGTGGcggcacaggcagacatggtgctggagaaggagcgaGAGTTCTATATCCTGATCAGCAGGCCACAGGAAAGAGAGACACGCTCGGCCTGGCTGGAGCCTCTCAAACCTCAGAGCCCACGcccactgacacacttcctccagcaaggcacACTTCCTAACAGTGCCACTGCCTGTAGGCCTACGGGGGCCGttttcatccaaaccaccacacctgcctgcccctctctaatgctggggttacagtgaGCACAGA
Proteins encoded in this region:
- the Liat1 gene encoding protein LIAT1 isoform X1 — protein: MAGRGGAGAAEFGEEGEDEEDEEEAREGGAEGSPGSKLPPIVGNASELSKRKVKKKKKKKKTKGSGKGDADKHHSRGRKSQPLSSSFHDILNPQKDQGSRAEPRDKEDNRHSLPYSCSVSRPTLSEIEESLSNQINESLRWDGILTDPEAEKERIRVYKLNRRKRYRLVALKGFHSDSCMEESLENLPYLSDKDCRPSSKEPCSKGDHAHSCFEAAKLLHPELDTTAAE
- the Liat1 gene encoding protein LIAT1 isoform X2, with the translated sequence MAGRGGAGAAEFGEEGEDEEDEEEAREGGAEGSPGSKLPPIVGNASELSKRKVKKKKKKKKTKGSGKGDDKHHSRGRKSQPLSSSFHDILNPQKDQGSRAEPRDKEDNRHSLPYSCSVSRPTLSEIEESLSNQINESLRWDGILTDPEAEKERIRVYKLNRRKRYRLVALKGFHSDSCMEESLENLPYLSDKDCRPSSKEPCSKGDHAHSCFEAAKLLHPELDTTAAE